The Candidatus Tanganyikabacteria bacterium genome includes a window with the following:
- a CDS encoding S8 family serine peptidase, producing MRARRFWFLCPLAISLAACGKPASLAPQPAPLLNALQAAEADLPRIAPPPEEGQAFPGEAIVRFKDGEEAPAAIPGGERLRPVEGVPGAWVYRLTGGRYTTAATAGWEADPRIAYAEPLYVYRTQEYPAGEDKTLYGLNRIKAPAAWAKATGKSGVLVAVVDTGVDYNHPDLEGAVVKGPDVVNRDSDPLDDHGHGTHVAGTIGAVANGSGIVGVAYGVKILGVKVLAKSGFGSQAGIAEGINSAVKNGAQVINMSLGGPDSRAMRDAIVSATKKGVLCVAAAGNDGDKDPDYPGAQPEALGVGATDSADKRSYFSNYGTTVDIAAPGSNIYSLGLGKAYKTMSGTSMATPHVAGAAALLLSFKPDLTVAQLRKILEETGDAASGFTETPQVRRLNLEKALAAAEKLGAAPAPTPGPTAPPTPADPPPAADPPAPPAITGIKTSVTSNSATIRWSTDLPAIGSVDYGETTDYGKVAAKAGSYAKTHEVVLTGLKWRKIYHFRINATTEAGGKASSSDGTVVPRYFGILTLD from the coding sequence ATGCGGGCTCGGCGTTTCTGGTTCCTGTGTCCCCTGGCGATATCGCTGGCGGCTTGCGGCAAGCCGGCTTCGCTCGCCCCGCAGCCCGCTCCCCTCCTTAACGCCCTCCAGGCCGCCGAGGCCGATCTCCCGCGCATCGCGCCGCCGCCCGAGGAGGGCCAGGCCTTCCCGGGCGAAGCCATAGTCCGCTTCAAGGACGGCGAGGAGGCGCCCGCGGCGATCCCCGGCGGCGAGCGTCTCCGCCCGGTAGAGGGCGTACCGGGCGCCTGGGTGTACCGGCTTACCGGCGGCCGCTACACGACCGCCGCCACGGCAGGCTGGGAAGCCGATCCGCGCATCGCGTACGCCGAACCGCTGTACGTGTATCGCACCCAGGAGTACCCGGCCGGTGAGGACAAGACGTTGTACGGCCTCAACCGCATCAAGGCCCCGGCCGCCTGGGCGAAGGCCACCGGCAAGAGCGGCGTGCTGGTGGCCGTCGTCGACACCGGCGTGGACTACAACCATCCCGACCTGGAGGGAGCGGTGGTCAAGGGGCCGGATGTCGTCAACCGGGATAGCGATCCGCTGGACGATCATGGCCACGGCACGCATGTGGCCGGCACGATCGGCGCGGTCGCCAATGGCTCGGGTATAGTCGGCGTCGCCTACGGGGTCAAGATCCTCGGCGTCAAGGTGCTGGCGAAATCGGGCTTCGGCTCCCAGGCGGGCATCGCCGAGGGCATCAATTCGGCGGTGAAGAACGGCGCCCAGGTCATCAACATGAGTCTGGGCGGTCCGGACTCGCGGGCCATGCGCGACGCCATCGTCAGCGCCACGAAGAAGGGCGTGCTGTGCGTGGCCGCCGCCGGCAACGACGGGGACAAGGATCCGGATTACCCGGGAGCGCAGCCCGAGGCCCTCGGGGTGGGCGCCACGGATTCCGCCGACAAGCGGTCGTACTTCTCCAACTACGGCACGACCGTGGACATCGCGGCCCCGGGCTCCAACATCTACTCTCTCGGGCTCGGGAAAGCCTACAAGACGATGTCGGGAACCAGCATGGCCACTCCCCATGTCGCGGGCGCCGCCGCCTTGCTCCTGTCCTTCAAGCCGGATCTCACCGTGGCGCAGTTGCGCAAGATCCTGGAAGAGACCGGCGACGCCGCCTCGGGCTTCACCGAGACGCCGCAGGTCAGGCGGCTCAACCTTGAAAAGGCCCTCGCCGCGGCGGAGAAACTGGGTGCGGCCCCCGCACCCACTCCGGGGCCGACCGCGCCGCCGACCCCGGCCGATCCCCCGCCCGCGGCGGATCCTCCGGCGCCACCCGCCATCACCGGGATCAAGACGAGCGTCACGAGCAACTCCGCCACGATTCGCTGGTCCACGGATCTACCCGCCATCGGCTCGGTGGACTACGGGGAGACCACCGACTACGGCAAGGTTGCCGCGAAAGCAGGCAGCTACGCGAAGACGCACGAAGTGGTGCTGACGGGCCTGAAGTGGCGCAAGATCTACCACTTCCGCATCAATGCCACGACCGAGGCGGGCGGCAAGGCGTCGTCAAGCGACGGCACCGTCGTGCCCAGGTACTTCGGAATCCTGACCCTGGATTAG